In one Lolium rigidum isolate FL_2022 chromosome 3, APGP_CSIRO_Lrig_0.1, whole genome shotgun sequence genomic region, the following are encoded:
- the LOC124696943 gene encoding putative cyclic nucleotide-gated ion channel 9, with the protein CQIVGAFWYLLSIERVSDCWRANCDEFPGCNTIYMYCGSTEESNDEFKEWTTVIKQVIYENCEPDGQNPFDYGIYSSAVTSEVIRSKDMTTKLLFCLWFGLANLSTLGQGLKTTIYTGESLFAISLATFGLILMAMLIGNIQTYLQSLTVRLEEMRVKRRDSEQWMHHRLLPQELRERVRRYDQYKWVNTRGVDEEALVQNLPKDLRRDIKRHLCLGLVRRVPLFDNMDERLLDAICERLKPALYTERTYIIREGDPVDQMVFIIRGSLESITTDGGRSGFFNRSMLQESDFCGEELLTWALDPKSGVSLPSSTRTVMALSEVEAFALHAEELKFVAGQFRRMHSKQVQHTFRFYSQQWRTWAATYIQAAWRRHLKRKAAELRRKEEEDEGRSSSFKTTILVSRFAAKMHRQRSKRDEEVMIHVPVPKPREPDFGIDD; encoded by the exons TGTCAGATCGTGGGCGCGTTCTGGTACCTGCTGTCGATCGAGCGGGTGAGCGACTGCTGGAGGGCCAACTGCGACGAGTTCCCCGGATGTAACACCATCTACATGTACTGCGGCTCCACGGAGGAGAGCAACGACGAGTTCAAGGAGTGGACCACCGTGATCAAGCAGGTCATCTACGAGAACTGCGAGCCCGACGGACAGAACCCCTTCGACTACGGCATCTACTCCTCCGCCGTCACCTCCGAGGTCATCAGGTCAAAAGACATGACCACCAAGCTGCTCTTCTGCCTATGGTTTGGCCTCGCCAACTTGAG TACGCTTGGCCAGGGGCTCAAGACAACCATCTACACCGGGGAGTCGCTCTTCGCCATATCGCTCGCCACCTTCGGCCTCATCCTCATGGCCATGCTCATCGGAAACATTCAG ACGTATCTCCAGTCCCTGACGGTGCGTCTGGAGGAGATGCGGGTGAAGCGGCGCGACTCGGAGCAGTGGATGCACCACCGCCTCCTGCCGCAGGAGCTGCGCGAGCGCGTCCGGCGCTACGACCAGTACAAGTGGGTGAACACGCGGGGCGTCGACGAGGAGGCCCTCGTCCAGAACCTGCCCAAGGACCTCCGCCGCGACATCAAGCGGCACCTCTGCCTGGGCCTGGTCCGCCGCGTCCCGCTCTTCGACAACATGGACGAGCGGCTGCTGGACGCCATCTGCGAGCGGCTCAAGCCGGCGCTCTACACGGAGCGCACCTACATCATCCGCGAGGGGGACCCCGTGGACCAGATGGTCTTCATCATCCGCGGCAGCCTCGAGAGCATCACCACCGATGGCGGCCGCAGCGGCTTCTTCAACCGCAGCATGCTGCAGGAGAGCGACTTCTGCGGCGAGGAGCTGCTCACCTGGGCGCTCGACCCCAAGTCCGGGGTCAGCCTGCCCTCCTCCACGCGCACCGTTATGGCGCTCTCCGAGGTCGAGGCATTCGCGCTGCACGCCGAGGAGCTCAAGTTCGTGGCGGGGCAGTTCCGCCGCATGCACAGCAAGCAGGTGCAGCACACGTTCCGGTTCTACtcccagcagtggcgcacctgggCGGCCACCTACATCCAGGCCGCATGGCGGCGGCACCTCAAGCGGAAGGCCGCCGAGCTGCGGcgcaaggaggaggaagacgagggacGCTCCTCCAGCTTCAAGACCACCATACTCGTGTCACGCTTCGCCGCCAAGATGCACAGGCAACGCTCCAAGCGAGATGAGGAGGTCATGATCCATGTCCCCGTGCCTAAGCCCCGTGAGCCGGACTTCGGCATTGATGACTGA